A genomic region of Vitis vinifera cultivar Pinot Noir 40024 chromosome 7, ASM3070453v1 contains the following coding sequences:
- the LOC100853788 gene encoding pentatricopeptide repeat-containing protein At1g03100, mitochondrial, with amino-acid sequence MLSIRKLKSHITPLSPYSLLSSLLCSDHSIPICRIRGFSRDRPFFQFISPYLTNLNMGNAVLDSRSGSIQSFSSMGGTILVQARDPAKLCEELENAIDGHRYSDAWKLFEQHMGMEGFPRKSIVNTVLTSFSESLDVQWLEKAYGLVERAFAESKQNLLEKETLIYISFGLASCGLPVPASTVLRKLVEMEEFPPVSAWSAILAHMSQTASGAYLAAELILEIGYLFQDGRVDPRKKSNRPLLAMKPNTTAFNIALAGCLLFGTTRKAEKLLDMMPRVGVKPDVNLLIIMAHIYERNGRREDLRKLKRHIDEAHNLSDIQFRQFYNCLLTCHLKFGDLDSASHMVLEMLRKAREARNSLSAATLMFEAVGSGNTSTQEQVSEKSLSHRKSDGLENARPNTSLSISYEEFSRDRNFLKLEAEAKEILDRLLAKLQMQVEFITTERGILQPTERIYVKLVKAFLEAGKTKQLAEFLIKAEKEDSPVSTDNSALVHVINSCILLGWLDQAHDLLDEMRLAGVRTGSSVYSSLLKAYCKANRAGEITSLLRDARKAGVQLDSSCYEALIQSRVLQKDTEGALHVFKEMKEAKIPRSGHREFEMLVKGCAESGEAGLMAKLLHEIKEEQRVDCGVHDWNNVIHFFCRKRLMQDAEKALKKMRSLGHAPNAQTFHSMVTGYAAIGGKYVEVTELWGEMKSFASSSSMKFDQELLDAVLYTFVRGGFFVRANEVVEMMERGKMFIDKYKYRTLFLKYHKTLYKSKPPKVQTEAQFRRRDAALTFKKWVGLF; translated from the coding sequence ATGCTGTCAATCAGGAAACTCAAGTCTCATATCACACCGCTTTCCCCTTACTCCCTGCTTTCCTCGCTTCTTTGCAGTGATCACAGCATTCCCATATGCCGAATTCGTGGGTTCTCGAGAGACAGGCCATTTTTTCAGTTTATCAGCCCTTATTTGACAAACTTAAACATGGGAAATGCTGTTCTGGATTCTCGGAGTGGGTCAATTCAGTCCTTTTCGAGTATGGGTGGAACAATCTTGGTCCAGGCTCGGGACCCAGCTAAACTATGTGAGGAATTGGAGAATGCAATTGATGGTCATAGGTATAGTGATGCATGGAAGTTGTTTGAACAGCATATGGGTATGGAAGGGTTTCCTAGGAAATCCATCGTGAACACGGTATTGACAAGTTTTTCAGAAAGCCTTGATGTTCAGTGGCTTGAGAAGGCTTATGGGTTGGTGGAACGGGCTTTTGCAGAGAGTAAGCAGAATTTGTTGGAGAAGGAGACTCTGATTTACATCTCTTTTGGTCTTGCAAGTTGTGGATTGCCAGTTCCTGCATCTACTGTTTTGAGGAAATTGGTTGAAATGGAAGAGTTCCCTCCTGTCTCTGCTTGGTCTGCTATCTTGGCCCACATGTCACAAACGGCTTCAGGAGCATATCTTGCTGCCGAGTTGATTCTTGAGATAGGTTACTTGTTCCAGGATGGCAGGGTGGATCCGCGTAAAAAGAGTAATAGGCCTTTGCTTGCCATGAAGCCTAATACTACGGCCTTCAACATTGCTTTAGCCGGGTGCCTTTTGTTTGGGACTACTAGGAAAGCAGAGAAGCTCCTTGACATGATGCCTCGAGTTGGTGTCAAACCTGATGTGAATTTACTTATCATAATGGCACATATTTATGAAAGAAATGGGCGAAGAGAAGATCTTAGGAAGCTTAAGAGACACATAGATGAAGCCCATAATCTAAGTGATATTCAGTTTCGGCAATTCTACAATTGTTTGCTTACATGCCATTTgaagtttggggatttagattCTGCATCCCATATGGTTTTGGAAATGCTTCGAAAGGCAAGGGAAGCACGGAATTCCCTTTCAGCTGCTACACTCATGTTTGAAGCTGTTGGAAGTGGTAATACATCTACTCAAGAACAGGTTTCTGAAAAAAGCTTAAGCCATAGAAAGTCAGATGGTTTAGAGAATGCTAGACCAAATACAAGCCTGTCCATATCTTATGAGGAGTTTTCTAGAGACAGAAATTTCTTAAAGCTTGAGGCCGAGGCAAAAGAAATACTTGATAGGCTGTTAGCAAAATTGCAGATGCAGGTTGAGTTTATTACAACTGAACGTGGAATTCTCCAACCAACTGAAAGAATTTATGTGAAATTGGTCAAGGCTTTTCTGGAAGCTGGCAAGACGAAGCAATTGGCGGAGTTTCTAATCAAGGCAGAAAAGGAAGATTCTCCAGTTTCCACTGATAATTCAGCCTTGGTTCATGTCATTAATTCATGCATCTTGCTTGGTTGGTTAGATCAAGCACATGACCTACTGGATGAGATGCGCTTGGCTGGGGTTAGAACTGGTTCTTCTGTGTATTCTTCCCTCCTAAAAGCATATTGTAAAGCAAATCGAGCAGGAGAGATCACATCACTGCTTCGAGATGCCCGAAAGGCTGGAGTCCAGCTGGATTCAAGTTGTTATGAAGCATTGATTCAATCCCGAGTGCTTCAAAAAGATACTGAAGGGGCCCTCCATGTATTCAAAGAGATGAAAGAGGCTAAAATACCAAGATCTGGTCATCGAGAATTTGAGATGTTGGTTAAGGGATGTGCAGAGAGTGGTGAAGCAGGTCTGATGGCAAAGCTGTTGCATGAAATCAAGGAAGAGCAAAGAGTGGATTGTGGAGTTCATGATTGGAATAATGTAATCCATTTTTTCTGTAGGAAGAGACTGATGCAAGATGCTGAGAAGGCTCTGAAGAAGATGAGGAGTTTAGGGCATGCCCCAAATGCACAAACTTTTCATTCTATGGTCACTGGGTATGCTGCTATTGGGGGAAAATATGTGGAGGTAACAGAGCTGTGGGGCGAGATgaagtcttttgcttcttcttCCTCGATGAAGTTTGATCAGGAACTCCTAGATGCTGTACTTTATACATTTGTCAGAGGGGGTTTTTTTGTTAGAGCTAATGAAGTTGTGGAGATGATGGAGAGAGGAAAGATGTTCATTGACAAATATAAGTACAGAACCCTCTTCTTGAAATACCATAAAACACTTTATAAGAGCAAGCCTCCCAAAGTCCAAACAGAAGCCCAATTCAGAAGGAGAGATGCTGCATTGACTTTTAAGAAATGGGTAGGCTTGTTTTAA
- the LOC100853754 gene encoding vicilin Cor a 11.0101: MVINNAKFPFAFFLCCTFCLWVALSLVAAQEDPELQQCKHQCRVQQQVSERQSGECEHKCEDYYREHHGPVVDPEKQLQQCRKQCELLQPGRQREQCHQECQEKYDQQQLEEGGEEEEENNPYVFRDQHFAFLRTNQGEVKILEMFDRRSRLLRGLKNYRFICLEANPQTFVVPTHYDAEIVGFVCSGQGTITMVCQGKRISFRIRIGDIVRIPAGITLHLINSHKNQKLRIAYFLLPVGIPGRFEPFHGAAGENPQSFYRAFSPKLLSSAFKVEEGTLERVFQQQTKGHFIKASGEQIQALSGGQHGEAAGIWPFTSGESKRPVFNLLNKDPSVCNNYGRLHEADAEDFRQLKDMDIEISYANITQEGMMGPFFNSRSTMVAAVLEGEGYLEMVCPHLSGEKQQQQGASPIYQKVSSSLRRGTLFVVPAGHPIAIVAGTSWNLEIVCFGINAENNRREPLAGKGNVVNGLEKEAKELAFALPAREVDKVFRKQKEELFFPGPQLQKQQHHHHHKGHAYA, translated from the exons ATGGTGATCAACAATGCTAAATTTCCTTTCGCCTTCTTCTTGTGTTGTACTTTCTGTTTGTGGGTGGCTCTCTCTCTAGTTGCAGCCCAGGAAGACCCTGAGCTCCAGCAGTGCAAGCACCAGTGCCGGGTCCAGCAGCAAGTGAGCGAGCGCCAGAGTGGAGAGTGCGAGCATAAGTGCGAGGATTACTACAGAGAGCACCACGGGCCTGTCGTGGATCCCGAGAAGCAGCTCCAGCAATGCCGCAAGCAGTGTGAGCTGCTGCAACCAGGGAGGCAGAGAGAGCAGTGCCACCAAGAATGCCAGGAGAAGTATGACCAGCAACAGCTAGAGGAAGGAggagaggaggaagaagaaaacaacCCTTATGTGTTCCGGGACCAACATTTTGCTTTCCTCCGGACCAACCAAGGCGAAGTGAAAATCCTAGAGATGTTCGACCGAAGGTCCCGCCTCCTCCGCGGCCTCAAGAACTACCGTTTCATATGCCTTGAAGCCAACCCTCAAACCTTCGTGGTTCCAACCCACTATGATGCCGAGATCGTCGGCTTCGTCTGCTCGG GGCAAGGAACCATCACAATGGTGTGCCAAGGTAAGAGGATAAGCTTTCGTATCAGAATAGGAGATATAGTGAGGATTCCCGCAGGGATTACTCTTCACCTGATCAACTCTCACAAAAATCAGAAACTGAGAATCGCCTACTTTTTGCTACCTGTTGGCATTCCTGGCAGATTCGAG CCATTTCATGGCGCAGCTGGTGAGAACCCACAATCATTTTACAGGGCATTCAGCCCTAAGTTACTCTCCTCTGCTTTTAAG GTTGAAGAAGGAACACTGGAGagggtgtttcagcaacagacGAAAGGACACTTCATCAAAGCATCAGGAGAGCAGATTCAGGCCTTGAGCGGCGGCCAGCATGGGGAAGCAGCTGGGATCTGGCCCTTCACCTCAGGGGAATCCAAGCGGCCGGTATTCAATCTTCTGAACAAGGATCCCTCCGTTTGTAACAATTATGGACGACTCCATGAGGCAGACGCGGAAGACTTCAGGCAGCTGAAAGATATGGACATTGAAATCTCTTATGCTAACATCACCCAA GAAGGAATGATGGGTCCGTTCTTTAACTCAAGGTCAACAATGGTGGCTGCAGTGCTCGAAGGAGAAGGGTACTTGGAGATGGTATGTCCTCACCTCTCTGGAGAGAAGCAGCAGCAACAGGGGGCCAGTCCCATTTACCAGAAAGTAAGCTCATCTTTGCGCCGTGGTACACTCTTCGTCGTCCCGGCAGGCCACCCCATTGCCATCGTCGCCGGAACCAGCTGGAATTTGGAGATTGTGTGCTTTGGCATCAACGCTGAAAACAACCGGAGAGAACCTCTTGCAGGGAAAGGCAACGTTGTGAACGGACTGGAGAAAGAGGCGAAGGAGCTGGCCTTTGCCCTCCCTGCAAGAGAGGTGGATAAGGTATTCAGGAAGCAGAAAGAGGAGTTGTTCTTCCCAGGGCCACAACTGCAAAAACAGCAacaccatcatcatcataagGGCCATGCCTATGCATGA